One bacterium genomic region harbors:
- a CDS encoding response regulator encodes MNEHSTIRVLIAEGSTQARINLKKLLFNVADEVEVVAEIDKTEDVVASAIKTRPDIIFLNIALEGEEGGMKLTEGLVEEIPEVGLIIISDQELSSQQIQEAMLAGARGLLTQPISQEKLAGTLRRIVKIQEKEREYIKAAPSALPPEARHKIVTLFSTKGGSGGTLLSVNLAVMLAKMLQEGGEKVALLDLDLQFGDCAVMLNLTPTRTIAGLVKEISEQGRLEEGLLESYLIKHDSGLRLLAAPLKPEQAELVNGAHIEEIINVLKLNYNFIIIDSPKYLHDSLIAAFNLSNLILFVFTLDLPAIKNARLGLDIVESLGFKDKVSLVLNRTETHMGITPPEVEEALDYPILGHIPSDGRRIIPSINEGVPFVLGYEKEKVTERIEELASKIIGGEEGAQKKKGWIKQFFTSKK; translated from the coding sequence ATGAACGAACATTCTACTATCCGGGTTTTGATAGCCGAAGGATCAACCCAGGCCAGAATCAATTTAAAGAAGCTTCTCTTTAATGTAGCCGATGAGGTAGAAGTCGTGGCTGAAATAGACAAAACAGAAGATGTCGTCGCTTCGGCTATCAAGACCCGACCTGATATAATCTTTCTCAATATTGCCCTGGAGGGGGAAGAAGGTGGAATGAAGTTGACCGAAGGCCTGGTAGAAGAAATTCCAGAGGTAGGCCTTATCATTATATCGGATCAGGAACTTTCCTCTCAGCAAATCCAGGAGGCAATGTTGGCCGGGGCAAGGGGTTTGCTTACTCAACCTATCAGTCAGGAGAAATTAGCCGGAACCCTTCGGAGGATAGTGAAAATTCAGGAGAAAGAGAGAGAATATATCAAGGCTGCCCCATCTGCCCTGCCTCCGGAGGCACGGCATAAGATAGTCACTTTATTCAGCACTAAGGGTGGTTCAGGAGGAACACTTCTTTCTGTTAATCTGGCGGTTATGCTGGCTAAGATGCTTCAAGAGGGAGGAGAAAAGGTGGCTTTATTGGACCTGGATCTCCAATTTGGTGACTGTGCCGTGATGCTTAACTTGACCCCAACCAGGACCATAGCCGGCCTGGTTAAGGAAATCTCCGAACAAGGCAGACTGGAGGAGGGCCTTTTGGAATCCTATCTTATCAAGCACGACTCTGGTCTAAGGCTTTTAGCCGCGCCCCTTAAGCCGGAGCAGGCCGAATTAGTCAACGGGGCACACATAGAGGAAATCATTAATGTCCTCAAGTTAAACTATAACTTTATCATTATTGATAGTCCTAAGTATCTGCATGATAGTCTTATTGCGGCTTTCAACCTGTCTAATCTAATCCTATTTGTCTTTACCCTGGACCTTCCGGCTATCAAGAATGCCAGACTGGGTCTTGATATTGTGGAGTCTCTTGGCTTTAAAGACAAGGTTTCCCTCGTCCTCAACCGAACCGAAACCCATATGGGGATTACCCCCCCTGAGGTGGAGGAGGCCCTGGATTATCCTATCCTGGGCCATATTCCCAGTGACGGCCGAAGGATCATCCCTTCTATTAACGAAGGGGTCCCTTTTGTTCTGGGGTATGAAAAGGAGAAGGTAACCGAGAGAATAGAGGAGTTAGCCAGCAAGATCATTGGAGGAGAGGAGGGGGCTCAAAAGAAGAAGGGATGGATTAAGCAGTTCTTTACATCCAAGAAATGA